GCTCCGAATACGACGCCTACTGCCGCTGGGTCAGCGAAAACCTCCCCGGACTCCACTTCGGCCACCAGATCGACGCCGTCCGCTGGAACCCCGAACGCCGCCTCTTCGAAGTCGACTTCACCCAACTCGACACCGAAGGCGAAGCCGAAGCGCTAGGCCGCACCTACACCAGGAACGTCGTACTCGGCGTCGGCACCGCCCCCTACATCCCCGAACCGCTGCGCCCCCTCGCCGAAGCCCCCACCGTCCCCGTCATCCACTCCGCCGACTACCTCACCCACCGCACCGAACTCCTCGCCGCCGACCACATCACCGTCATCGGATCAGGCCAGTCCGGCGCCGAAATCTTCCTCGACCTCCTCAAGAACCGCCCCCAAGGCCGCGAAAAACTCCACTGGCTCGCCCGCAGCGAAGCCTTCGCCCCCATGGAGTACTCCAAGCTCGGCCTCGAACACTTCACCCCCGACTACACCCGCTACTTCCACCACCTCCCCGAAGACGTACGCGACGGACTCGTCCCCGCCCAATGGCAGCTCCACAAAGGCATCGACGCCGAAACCATCGCCGCCATCCACGACGAGCTCTACCAGCGCACCCTCCACGGCGGCTGGCCCGACGCCACCCTCACCCCCGGCGTCTGCGTCCGCACCGCCGGCCGCGTCGCCACCACCAAAGTCGAACTCCACCTCGAACACCGCCGGCAGAACACCCGCTCCCGCCTCACCACCGACGCCGTCGTCCTCGCCACCGGCTACCGCGAACGCCCCCTCGACCACATCCTCACCGGCATGGACCCCCACCTCCGCCGCGACAACAGCGAACGCCCCCGCATCGACGAACGGTTCCGCCTCGTCCTCGACCACACCGTCACCGACACCGGCAGCAACATCTACGTACAGAACGCCGAACGCCACACCCACGGAGTCGGCGCCCCCGACCTCGGCCTCGCCGCCTGGCGCAGCGCCACCATCCTCAACACCCTCACCGGCAAAGACCCCTACCCCCTCCCGCAACGCACCGCCTTCACCACCTTCGGCCTCACCCCCAACGAAAACCGCGCCCCCCGGACCCAGTCCGGAGAACGCGGCAACACCCATCTGATCGAACTCAAGAACTAGAACACAGGCGTACCGTCCCGCGTCAGCCGCCAGTCCACCGAAGCGAACTCCGCCGGGTCCAAGGTGCCCTTCGCAGTCACCCACTCGGCGATCCGCGTACGGATCTCCGTCGACTCCGACCACAGCTGTTGCGCCGACGCCACATGCGGGAACGCCCCGCCACCGTTCGCCCGGTAGTTGTTCACCGCGAACACGAACTTCTGCGCGTCGTCCAGCGCCGCACCCTGATACGTCACGTTCTTGATCCGCGACCCCGCCGCCTGCGCGACGTCGATGTCGTACGAAAGCCCCGACACGTAGTCGAAGTTGTAGTCCGGCCGGTTGTTCGCATTCGTCAGCTTGTCCACGTCCACGACCGCACCCGCCGCCGTCTGCACGAAATACTCCGCCGAGAACTCCAGGTACGCCCGCACCTGCGCACCCGTCATCAACTTCGCGACCAGCGTGTTGTCGTACACATACAGACCCGACAGATCCCGGATCGTCACCTCACCCGCCGGAATCGACGACGTCCGCGAGAACGGCGAAGCCTGCGAAAGGACCGGCAGCGACGCGTACTCCGTCGACTTCAAGGCCTCCGTCACCACATCGGCCTGCACCTTGTTGATCAGATCGATGATCGGCGCGTCCTTGTACCGGGCGTCCACCGTCGTCAGCGTCGTCGTCGCCCGACCCACGACCTGGTTCACATACTTCACGACCAGCGCGTGCTCGTCCTCGAGCAACTTCGTGATCTTCGGGTCGTCCGCCACCGCATTCGAGTTCAGCAGCTTCGACGACACCGACGCCACCGTCCAGCAGCCCTTCTCCCACTCCAACTCGAAGTCGAAGAGCGCCAACCGCTCCGCGTAGCACAGCGGCTCCGACAGAACGACCGGCTTCCCGGTCTTCTCGTTCGTCACCAACTGCTGCTCGATCTCCACATGCGCGTGCCCGACGAGAATCGCGTCGATCCCCGGCACGGTCCTCGCCACATTAGCCGCCGCGTTCTCCACGTACGGCAGCTGATCCCCCCACGACGACGTGCCCGAAGCGCCCGTGTGCGCCGACACGATCACCACGTCCGCACCCATCGAGCGCAACTTCGGCACCCACAGCGCGGCCTGCTCCTCGATACCGGGGAACTTCAACACGCCCTGCACATACGCCTTGTCCCAGATCGCGATCCCCGGATTCGTCAGCCCCAGGATCGCCACCTTCACGTCCTTGCCGTGCGGCGTACGCAACTTCTTGATCACGTACGGCCTGAACGCCGGCTTCTCCGTCTTCGCGTCCACGGCGTTCGCACCGAGCAGCGGGAACTTCAACTGCGACTCGAACTTGCGCAGCGTGTCGATGCCGTAGTTGAACTCGTGATTACCGAGCGCCGCCGCGTCATAACCGATCGCGTTCATCGCCTGAGCCATCGGATGCACCGGACCGTCCGCCGCGGTGATCGGCTCCACGCGCGCGTAGTAGTACGTCAGCGGCGTGCCCTGGATCGTGTCACCCGCGTCGATCAGGAGCGTGTTGCCACGGCCCTTCTCCTCGCGGACCTGCTTCACCAGCGTCGAGATCCGAGACAGCCCCTGCGCGTTGCCCGCCGTGTCCGTGTACGCGGCGTCCTTGTAGTAGTCCCAGTTGAAGACATGACCATGCAGGTCCGTCGTCCCCATGACGGTGAACGAATACCGCTTGTGCCCCTTCGGCCGTCCCCCGTGCGCCTGCGCGGCCGGCGCCGACACCGCCCCGGTCAACGCCACGGCCGCACCCGTAGCAGCGGACTTGCCCAGAAACTTCCGGCGATTCAACGGCATCTCAGATCCCCTCCGGCACCACTCATCGACAGTTGCAACGCGCGTAGATTCTGTCCCCTCAACCCAACACGCAACAGACCTACGAGGTTTCAATCCGATGACTGTCCGATGCGCTGCTGCCACAGTGACCCCATGACCCCCGACGAGACGACACCCGGCGCACAGCCCACCGCCACCCCCTACGGCACCCCCCAAGCCCCCCGCATCGCCGTCCGCGGCGAAGCCCGCATCGAGACCGACCCCGACCTCGCCCGCATCGGCATCACCGTCAACGCCCGCGGCACCGACCGCCGCGAAGCCCTCACCGACCTCACCCGCCGCAACACCGCCACCCTCGACCTCATCAAGAGCTACGGAGAAGCCATCGAAAAAGTCGAGACCGGCGCCTTCTCCATCACCCCCGAACTCACCCGTCACGGCCGCTCCGAACGCATCCGCGCCTACCACGGCCGCGTCCACATCACCGCCGAACTCACCGACTTCACCGCACTCGGCGAACTCACCACCCGCCTCGCCGACCAGGACCTCACCCGCATCGACGGCCCCTGGTGGTCCCTGCGCCCCGACTCACCCGTCCACCGCACCGCCCGCCGACAAGCAGTCCACGAAGCCGTCCAGCGCGCCCGCGAATACGCCGAAGCCCTCGGCACCCGCCTCGCCGCCCTCACCGAACTCGCCGACACCGGAGCCGAAGACCCCGACCGCTACGGACCCGTCCCCGGCGCACCCCACATGCGCATGGCAGCCTATGGCGGCGCCCCCGACGACACCCCCGCACCCCTCGACCTCGAACCCGAGCGACAGACCGTCTACGCGAACGTCAACGCCCGATTCACCATGCACCCGCCCGAGCTGTAAAGACCACGCCCCCGAACGCCCGCACC
The DNA window shown above is from Streptomyces sp. NBC_01445 and carries:
- a CDS encoding lysine N(6)-hydroxylase/L-ornithine N(5)-oxygenase family protein; the encoded protein is MTTAPTPKPPHPEAPRDLVGIGIGPFNLSLAALAHPLTELDTAFYEQRPAFHWHPGLLIDGATLQVPFLADLVTLADPASPWSFLNYLKTRDRLFPFYFAERFHIQRSEYDAYCRWVSENLPGLHFGHQIDAVRWNPERRLFEVDFTQLDTEGEAEALGRTYTRNVVLGVGTAPYIPEPLRPLAEAPTVPVIHSADYLTHRTELLAADHITVIGSGQSGAEIFLDLLKNRPQGREKLHWLARSEAFAPMEYSKLGLEHFTPDYTRYFHHLPEDVRDGLVPAQWQLHKGIDAETIAAIHDELYQRTLHGGWPDATLTPGVCVRTAGRVATTKVELHLEHRRQNTRSRLTTDAVVLATGYRERPLDHILTGMDPHLRRDNSERPRIDERFRLVLDHTVTDTGSNIYVQNAERHTHGVGAPDLGLAAWRSATILNTLTGKDPYPLPQRTAFTTFGLTPNENRAPRTQSGERGNTHLIELKN
- a CDS encoding bifunctional metallophosphatase/5'-nucleotidase — its product is MPLNRRKFLGKSAATGAAVALTGAVSAPAAQAHGGRPKGHKRYSFTVMGTTDLHGHVFNWDYYKDAAYTDTAGNAQGLSRISTLVKQVREEKGRGNTLLIDAGDTIQGTPLTYYYARVEPITAADGPVHPMAQAMNAIGYDAAALGNHEFNYGIDTLRKFESQLKFPLLGANAVDAKTEKPAFRPYVIKKLRTPHGKDVKVAILGLTNPGIAIWDKAYVQGVLKFPGIEEQAALWVPKLRSMGADVVIVSAHTGASGTSSWGDQLPYVENAAANVARTVPGIDAILVGHAHVEIEQQLVTNEKTGKPVVLSEPLCYAERLALFDFELEWEKGCWTVASVSSKLLNSNAVADDPKITKLLEDEHALVVKYVNQVVGRATTTLTTVDARYKDAPIIDLINKVQADVVTEALKSTEYASLPVLSQASPFSRTSSIPAGEVTIRDLSGLYVYDNTLVAKLMTGAQVRAYLEFSAEYFVQTAAGAVVDVDKLTNANNRPDYNFDYVSGLSYDIDVAQAAGSRIKNVTYQGAALDDAQKFVFAVNNYRANGGGAFPHVASAQQLWSESTEIRTRIAEWVTAKGTLDPAEFASVDWRLTRDGTPVF
- a CDS encoding SIMPL domain-containing protein, which gives rise to MTPDETTPGAQPTATPYGTPQAPRIAVRGEARIETDPDLARIGITVNARGTDRREALTDLTRRNTATLDLIKSYGEAIEKVETGAFSITPELTRHGRSERIRAYHGRVHITAELTDFTALGELTTRLADQDLTRIDGPWWSLRPDSPVHRTARRQAVHEAVQRAREYAEALGTRLAALTELADTGAEDPDRYGPVPGAPHMRMAAYGGAPDDTPAPLDLEPERQTVYANVNARFTMHPPEL